The stretch of DNA AGAATTATTGACTAAACATGTTGAAGAGTTAAAAGCTGACGCTGAAATTGAATTGAAAATCTAATGTATAACTTGCATGGCCTCCCATTAATCTGATTAATAGGGAGGCTTTTGCATGGGTATACTAATCATTATTCACTAAATTAATTATCAGGAGCTATATGTCATGAAAGAATTCAAAATCACTTATTTTTTTGATGAAGACCATTACATCCGGCGATTTATCCATGTTGAATCCATGGAAATTGCAGAAGAGCTGATACAAAGTGAAAGAGAACAAACCATTTCATTTCGTGATAGCAGAGATATATACCATGAGTTGAATACGCGAAATGTTCGAGTCATTCAACTTTCGGAATATCACCGGGTGGATAAAAGCACAAAAAGAGAGGGGCGATGACCATGTCACCGTCCCTCTCTTTATTGTGACTACGAACACACCTTATTCAGCAGAAAGTTCACTTTCAGTTACCCATTTATGATTCTTTACTTCTTCACCATCAGTCGAAGTGTAATCTACCATATACACAGTTGTTTCCTCAGCTGAGTCGATAACTGCGGTGGTGCCTTTCATCCCTTCCGTATGATCTCCCTCGACAATTACTTCATCGCCTTCTGCATATGGTTCAGTAGCAGCGTCTTTTATTTCCTCATGAATGATCCATTTATGGTCTTCTACTTTTTCTCCACCAGTCGTTGGTGTATAAGAAATGGTATATACTGTCGTATCGTAAGCTCCAACGATTGTAGCTTCGGCATCCTTCATGCCTTTCATGTGATCTGTTGTAATGGTTGCTTCGCTACCAACTTTAAAAGTTGGATTTGTTGCGTCTTTTAGCCCTTCAGGAATCTCACCAGAGCTGGAATGTGAACCTCCATGATCCATCTCACTATGGTCGGATTCCTTGCTCGTTTCATTTCCACAACCGCTCAGTGCCACTAGTAATGCAAAACTCAATAAGTACCGTTTCTTTTTCAATGGTATATACTCCCCTATCATTTTGATTTCTTAAATGTAGTATACCCTAATGGGGTATATAATAAAAGTGAAAAGTCTGTCAGGTAGACAGAATGGGATTCTAGGTTGACAGTTCTGGATTCCAGGTAGACAGTTCTGCATTCCAGGTTGCACAAAATTCCGTTCTGCTGAAAATCGTCTCGCTAGCTAAAACTTTCGACGCCGATAATGTCCCACTCTATGAAAAAACCCTTGAATACGTCGATTACGTATCCAAGGGTTGCTCTTATATTTAGTTTGGTGGGGGAATCAGCCAAACGTTATCTTTGTTAACACGTAACAATTTGGCACCATGCGTTAAATACTACAAAACGTTATTACTTTAATGATGCGAAGACAAAACATTATATGTTTCTGTCGAAGAAGAATAAAGAAAACAGATAAAAATCAAGTAACACTTAAACGAAAAGGGCTACCAAATCGGTAGCCCTTTTTAGTACCATGGATGATCTTTTATTCTAAAGTTCGGGTATTACCCATAACTTGGAAAAATCAACGTATCCAAAATGCTTGATATTGACGTTCATTAGATCGGTAGAGAAGGGGATTTGACGTTTTTCATAATATAAAGGAATCATCAGCGAAGCTTCCAAAAGAGCTCTTTCCATTCTCAAGTTCAAGGTAGTCCACTTTTCAAAAGGGGTATGCACATATTCCTTTAAATACATGCTGGCCGTTTCATCGGCCTCAATCATTTTTGCTAATGGGGAGTACCCATTTTTAAGAAAATAGTAAAAGGACAAATCTTGATTCAATTCGAATACTTCACCGTGAATGAACAGATCGGCTTCCTGGTTTCTTGGACTGTTTTGAACTGTCTCGGCAAAGGGAAGCCAAGTGACTTCCACAGGGACGCCTTCTTTTTCGAATACTTCCTTCAGCCACATAGTGGTTTTTTCCGTATAGTTCACTCCTTTTAAAATCAATGGTTCTGAAAAATGGGGGCGTTGCATCACTGGTACTTTGTATTGCTGATCATGACCTATGAGGCAGCTCTTATCGTTGGCCCAAGCACGTGAATGTACGAGTGGAATTTCATGGCGATGCTTCGCTATTACATAGTGCAGATAGTCTCGGACTTCCTTGCACTGAATCTGTGAATCGCGAAACGCATTCATGATTACGACTCCGAAACCTGAGCTACTTTCTACTTGAAAAGTGCCATCTACTGGGTCTTTAGTTGCAGAACGGTAGGCGGTATCGAAGTCTTTTGGTACCTGCACAAATTCCACTGCATCCAATAAAGGTCTTTCCAAAAAATAATCCTTGAAAGCACAGATCGTGGTTTTTAAGTCATTGCTTTCTTCTAAATAAAATGCTCC from Paenisporosarcina sp. FSL H8-0542 encodes:
- a CDS encoding YdhK family protein; amino-acid sequence: MKKKRYLLSFALLVALSGCGNETSKESDHSEMDHGGSHSSSGEIPEGLKDATNPTFKVGSEATITTDHMKGMKDAEATIVGAYDTTVYTISYTPTTGGEKVEDHKWIIHEEIKDAATEPYAEGDEVIVEGDHTEGMKGTTAVIDSAEETTVYMVDYTSTDGEEVKNHKWVTESELSAE
- a CDS encoding ABC transporter substrate-binding protein, whose protein sequence is MDRHLLTVWRSVSSGSIRLDELTELLGLSRKQTARYLQKWTKEGWLIFTSGLGRGKASKIQWQKNVEEVYEDLVMKMIDEEPVETIGKYLLYEWSSDSKMRLMNKFHSKFGYNQSTNHMDKLIIPRRYTFLTMHPLEAAEVHSASLVANLFNRLVAIDEKGMVSPELAHSWDVTPSKLRLYLRKDIKFHDASILTAEDVKFCLEKLMCHKHFRDLWEPIQRIEIVAPLVIDIEFPNGCSYCLQLLGTLTASIYKETKGQLLGTGAFYLEESNDLKTTICAFKDYFLERPLLDAVEFVQVPKDFDTAYRSATKDPVDGTFQVESSSGFGVVIMNAFRDSQIQCKEVRDYLHYVIAKHRHEIPLVHSRAWANDKSCLIGHDQQYKVPVMQRPHFSEPLILKGVNYTEKTTMWLKEVFEKEGVPVEVTWLPFAETVQNSPRNQEADLFIHGEVFELNQDLSFYYFLKNGYSPLAKMIEADETASMYLKEYVHTPFEKWTTLNLRMERALLEASLMIPLYYEKRQIPFSTDLMNVNIKHFGYVDFSKLWVIPEL